The following coding sequences lie in one Pseudoalteromonas sp. Scap06 genomic window:
- the rsgA gene encoding small ribosomal subunit biogenesis GTPase RsgA: protein MAKQKKLSKGQSRRIKANHQKRLSNADKKPAKVGAQEWQTDNLGQVENAIVISRFGQHADVETQNGDVLRCNIRRTVSNLVCGDEVLFRRAKVSEGDLAGVIEATQERRSQLTRPDFYDGVKVIAANIDQILMVSAVLPEFTPSIIDRYLIACEDMGIEPILVLNKIDLIDETGLNDIQQILDIYRKLNYQVLLVSNITGEGINELKEVLVGKNNIFVGQSGVGKSTLVNTVLPDAEILTKEVSENSGLGQHTTTVSRLHHLPSGGNLIDSPGIREFGLWHLDVERVTWCFKEFREFIGGCRFRDCKHLNDPGCIIQQAVADGDISKLRFESYHRILETMADGRAGARAPRV, encoded by the coding sequence GTGGCAAAACAGAAAAAATTAAGTAAAGGCCAATCCCGTAGGATCAAGGCCAATCATCAAAAGCGTTTATCGAATGCCGATAAAAAACCGGCAAAAGTCGGCGCGCAAGAGTGGCAAACAGATAATTTAGGTCAAGTGGAAAATGCGATTGTTATTAGCCGCTTTGGGCAACATGCCGACGTAGAAACCCAAAATGGCGATGTTCTTCGCTGTAATATTCGCCGTACCGTATCAAATTTAGTATGTGGCGATGAGGTATTATTTCGTCGTGCAAAAGTAAGTGAAGGCGATTTAGCGGGGGTTATTGAAGCAACTCAAGAACGTCGTTCACAGTTAACGCGCCCTGATTTTTACGACGGTGTAAAAGTGATTGCCGCGAATATAGACCAAATTTTAATGGTATCAGCAGTATTGCCTGAGTTTACGCCAAGCATTATTGACCGCTATTTAATTGCCTGCGAAGACATGGGCATTGAGCCGATTTTAGTCCTTAATAAAATTGATTTAATTGATGAAACTGGTTTAAACGACATACAACAAATACTCGATATTTACCGTAAACTTAATTACCAAGTGCTGCTAGTTAGTAATATAACCGGCGAAGGCATTAATGAATTAAAAGAAGTACTTGTAGGCAAAAACAATATTTTTGTTGGCCAAAGTGGTGTGGGTAAATCTACCTTAGTAAACACTGTGCTGCCGGATGCTGAAATTTTGACTAAAGAAGTCTCTGAAAACAGCGGTCTAGGCCAGCACACCACCACAGTATCGCGTCTGCATCATTTACCAAGTGGCGGTAACTTAATTGATTCACCGGGTATTCGTGAGTTTGGTTTATGGCATTTAGATGTTGAACGAGTCACTTGGTGTTTTAAAGAATTTAGAGAGTTTATAGGTGGATGCCGTTTTAGAGACTGTAAACACTTAAACGATCCAGGCTGTATAATTCAGCAAGCAGTCGCTGATGGCGATATCTCAAAGTTACGCTTTGAAAGCTATCACCGTATTTTAGAAACCATGGCCGATGGCCGTGCCGGCGCGCGTGCGCCTCGCGTATAA
- the orn gene encoding oligoribonuclease, producing the protein MTINKSNLIWLDLEMTGLEPETDKILEIATVVTDAELNILAEGPTIAIHQSDELLDGMDEWCTTQHGKSGLTARCKASTFDEAYAVEQTLAFLKQWVPAGASPMCGNSIGQDRRFMNKYMRELEDFFHYRNLDVSTIKELARRWKPDVLAQVNKKGSHLALDDIKDSIMELKVYREKFFNL; encoded by the coding sequence ATGACTATTAATAAATCAAATTTAATTTGGCTCGATCTGGAAATGACCGGACTTGAACCAGAGACTGACAAAATACTTGAAATTGCAACTGTTGTCACTGACGCTGAACTGAATATATTAGCCGAAGGGCCAACGATTGCCATTCATCAAAGTGATGAACTACTGGATGGCATGGATGAGTGGTGTACAACTCAGCATGGCAAATCTGGATTAACGGCACGCTGTAAGGCAAGCACGTTTGATGAAGCTTATGCCGTGGAACAAACTCTCGCGTTTTTAAAGCAATGGGTGCCAGCGGGTGCTTCACCTATGTGTGGTAACTCGATAGGCCAAGACCGCCGCTTTATGAATAAGTATATGCGCGAGCTTGAAGACTTCTTCCATTACCGTAATTTAGATGTCAGTACCATTAAAGAACTTGCTCGTCGTTGGAAACCAGATGTGTTGGCTCAAGTGAATAAAAAAGGATCGCATTTAGCGTTAGACGACATTAAAGATTCGATTATGGAATTAAAGGTTTACCGAGAAAAGTTTTTTAATTTATAA
- a CDS encoding secondary thiamine-phosphate synthase enzyme YjbQ, with product MSWSQTTITLKPRSRGFHLIDNDILNQLPQISQFKVGLLHLFIQHTSASLTINENAVPTVRMDMESHFNQFVPERQPYYRHDYEGDDDMPAHIKTSTLGCELTIPISHGQLALGTWQGIYLGEHRDHGGSRRIITTLQGEAF from the coding sequence ATGAGCTGGTCGCAAACCACAATTACATTAAAGCCTCGCTCGCGGGGCTTTCATTTAATTGATAACGACATACTCAATCAACTCCCACAAATAAGCCAATTTAAAGTTGGTTTATTACACTTATTTATTCAACACACCTCAGCCAGCTTAACCATTAATGAAAATGCCGTTCCTACCGTGCGTATGGATATGGAAAGCCACTTTAATCAGTTTGTTCCAGAGCGCCAGCCTTATTATCGCCATGACTATGAGGGCGATGATGATATGCCTGCCCATATAAAAACCAGTACCTTAGGTTGCGAATTAACTATCCCGATTAGTCACGGTCAGTTAGCGCTGGGAACTTGGCAAGGAATATACTTAGGTGAGCACCGTGATCATGGTGGTTCAAGGCGTATTATTACAACTTTGCAAGGCGAAGCGTTTTAG
- a CDS encoding chemotaxis protein CheX, protein MNVEFINPFLASLMNVLSTMAQTQLKPGKPRIKTDEIACGDVSGLIGMVGPQTRGSFSITFDEGLALTIMERMLGERPDDINEEVTDMVGEITNMVTGGAKNLLGEKGYDFAMATPIVVSGKNHTITHKSDGKKILMPFTSDAGNANIEVSFDKL, encoded by the coding sequence ATGAATGTAGAGTTCATTAATCCCTTTTTAGCTTCTTTGATGAATGTATTGAGCACTATGGCTCAAACTCAGTTAAAACCAGGCAAGCCACGCATTAAAACCGATGAGATAGCCTGTGGTGATGTATCGGGATTAATTGGTATGGTTGGCCCTCAAACTCGCGGTTCATTTTCAATTACCTTCGACGAAGGTTTAGCGCTGACCATTATGGAACGAATGTTAGGCGAACGACCAGACGACATAAATGAAGAAGTAACCGACATGGTCGGTGAAATAACTAATATGGTTACCGGTGGTGCTAAGAATTTACTAGGTGAAAAAGGCTATGATTTTGCCATGGCAACACCCATTGTTGTGTCTGGTAAAAACCACACTATTACTCACAAAAGTGACGGCAAAAAAATTCTTATGCCGTTTACCAGTGACGCAGGTAATGCAAATATAGAAGTGAGTTTCGATAAGCTATGA
- a CDS encoding transcriptional repressor, translated as MNIESLVSKAKQVCDNRGARFTPIREKVFRLLASAQGGVGAYDLLEQLKVTETGAKPATIYRALDFLAELGFIHKIESTNAFMLCHHFDHIHPVQLLICDSCGFVKELHSTVISHELNNLAAESGFVVSGQTIEAHGKCDSCRA; from the coding sequence ATGAATATAGAATCACTCGTAAGTAAAGCAAAACAAGTGTGCGACAACCGTGGTGCGCGATTCACACCAATTCGCGAGAAGGTATTTCGTTTATTGGCCAGTGCTCAAGGTGGTGTGGGTGCATACGATTTACTTGAACAATTAAAAGTCACTGAAACAGGCGCTAAACCTGCAACGATTTATCGTGCTTTAGACTTTTTAGCCGAACTCGGTTTTATTCATAAAATTGAAAGCACCAATGCATTTATGCTGTGTCATCATTTTGATCATATTCATCCTGTTCAGCTATTAATTTGTGATAGCTGCGGTTTTGTTAAAGAGCTGCACTCAACAGTAATTTCACATGAGCTCAATAACTTAGCAGCCGAAAGTGGCTTTGTAGTTTCCGGACAAACAATAGAAGCACATGGTAAATGTGACTCTTGCCGAGCATAG
- a CDS encoding MarC family protein → MHELLAIFIFFFAVIDPIGTIPVFIAVTRGDDDKFKRKVIFKAVGVSALVLLFFVVAGEQLLNVIEIPLSAFQIAGGLILLIFALSMTFGESKPEAEIKSVRDSTETAIFPLAIPSIASPGAMLGAVLMTRNEEYTWVEQMITSSMMLAVLVVVLILLLLATHVHKIIGDSGASIISRIMGLILSSVAVTNILNGIAQYFGLQVFA, encoded by the coding sequence ATGCATGAACTATTGGCTATATTTATTTTCTTTTTTGCGGTTATCGATCCAATTGGCACAATCCCGGTTTTTATCGCCGTAACTCGTGGAGATGACGACAAGTTTAAGCGTAAAGTGATTTTTAAGGCCGTGGGTGTGTCTGCTTTAGTACTGTTATTTTTTGTAGTTGCTGGCGAGCAATTACTGAATGTGATTGAGATTCCGCTCTCGGCATTTCAAATAGCAGGTGGTTTAATTTTATTAATTTTTGCACTCTCCATGACCTTTGGTGAAAGTAAGCCTGAAGCTGAAATTAAAAGTGTTAGAGACAGCACTGAAACCGCTATTTTTCCGCTCGCTATCCCATCAATAGCCAGTCCCGGTGCCATGTTAGGTGCGGTATTAATGACACGCAATGAGGAATATACTTGGGTTGAACAAATGATTACCTCATCAATGATGTTAGCTGTTTTAGTGGTGGTACTGATTTTGTTATTACTTGCTACGCATGTACATAAAATAATAGGCGATAGTGGGGCGAGTATTATTAGTCGAATTATGGGGTTAATTTTAAGCTCAGTCGCAGTAACTAATATTTTAAACGGTATTGCGCAATACTTTGGCTTGCAAGTGTTTGCTTAA
- the dusA gene encoding tRNA dihydrouridine(20/20a) synthase DusA — translation MLDWTDRHCRTFHRKMTKHTVLYTEMITTGAILFGRGDYLHFNQHEGLVALQLGGSDPQALAQCAKLAGERGYDEINLNVGCPSDRVQNGRFGACLMAEPNLVAECVAAMKSEVNIPVTVKTRIGIDEQDSYEFLCALIEASHKVGCDDFIIHARKAWLKGLSPKENREVPELNYPRVYQLKKDYPQLDLSINGGVKTIEQSLEHLQYIDGVMVGREAYSNPFMLNEVDEKIYGDAANTQSRHDVVRSMYDYIEEEMRLGANFWHVARHMLGIFQGQPGARGFRRHLSENGHGKQADLSVMDKALSYVPE, via the coding sequence ATGCTTGATTGGACTGATCGCCACTGTCGTACGTTTCATCGTAAAATGACAAAACACACCGTGCTCTATACTGAAATGATCACTACAGGCGCTATTTTATTCGGCCGCGGTGACTACTTGCATTTTAATCAGCACGAAGGCCTTGTGGCATTGCAATTAGGTGGATCAGATCCGCAAGCGCTAGCACAGTGTGCCAAGCTTGCTGGTGAGCGTGGTTATGATGAAATAAACCTTAATGTAGGTTGTCCGTCAGATCGTGTGCAAAATGGACGTTTTGGTGCCTGTTTAATGGCCGAGCCTAATTTAGTTGCAGAGTGTGTTGCTGCAATGAAAAGTGAAGTGAATATTCCGGTTACGGTTAAAACTCGTATTGGTATTGATGAGCAAGATTCTTATGAATTTTTATGTGCTTTGATAGAGGCTTCACATAAGGTTGGCTGTGATGACTTTATTATTCATGCGCGCAAAGCATGGCTAAAAGGGTTGAGCCCGAAAGAAAATCGCGAAGTTCCTGAGCTTAACTACCCCCGAGTTTACCAGCTTAAAAAAGATTACCCTCAACTTGATTTAAGTATTAACGGTGGTGTTAAAACCATTGAGCAAAGTCTTGAGCATTTACAGTACATAGATGGGGTCATGGTGGGCCGAGAGGCTTACAGTAATCCATTTATGCTTAATGAAGTAGATGAAAAAATTTATGGTGATGCGGCTAATACTCAGTCTCGACATGATGTTGTACGCTCTATGTATGATTATATTGAAGAAGAGATGCGTTTAGGGGCTAATTTTTGGCATGTTGCACGTCACATGCTGGGTATTTTTCAGGGGCAGCCTGGTGCGCGTGGCTTTAGACGCCACTTATCTGAAAATGGTCATGGTAAGCAAGCTGATTTAAGTGTTATGGATAAGGCACTAAGTTACGTACCCGAGTAA
- a CDS encoding PspA/IM30 family protein — protein sequence MGIFNRVNDVIQANIVAMLDKAEDSEKLLNLMLTEMQEALNECRGTAAALLCEEKNIKRQISNKQQALTNWQLKAEHAIAKNRDDLAKSALAEKHNVEISIECLQTQLETLQQSIVKITEDCERLQQKMAQAKAKQAQLVKRENVVEARAKINTQLQSDKVATALSRFEQIERRVESVESQVEAYELTDTASNTAMQIESLVKNEKIDAELASLKASLNTADKKTA from the coding sequence ATGGGTATATTTAATCGCGTAAACGACGTCATTCAAGCAAATATCGTAGCTATGCTTGATAAAGCTGAAGATTCAGAAAAACTACTTAATTTGATGCTAACCGAAATGCAAGAGGCACTTAATGAGTGTCGTGGCACCGCGGCAGCACTATTATGTGAAGAAAAAAATATTAAGCGTCAAATAAGCAATAAACAACAAGCGCTCACAAATTGGCAATTAAAGGCCGAACATGCCATTGCAAAAAATCGTGACGATTTAGCGAAATCAGCATTAGCTGAAAAACACAATGTCGAAATAAGCATAGAGTGCTTACAAACACAACTTGAGACATTGCAGCAATCAATTGTAAAAATCACAGAGGACTGTGAACGCCTGCAGCAAAAAATGGCACAGGCTAAAGCAAAGCAAGCACAACTTGTAAAGCGTGAAAATGTGGTTGAGGCAAGAGCTAAGATAAATACTCAGCTGCAGAGCGATAAAGTGGCTACTGCTTTATCACGATTTGAGCAAATTGAGCGCCGTGTTGAGAGTGTTGAATCGCAAGTTGAAGCGTATGAACTGACAGATACAGCGAGCAATACGGCAATGCAAATTGAGTCACTGGTTAAAAACGAAAAAATTGATGCAGAACTGGCAAGTTTAAAAGCGAGTTTAAACACCGCTGATAAAAAAACAGCCTAA
- a CDS encoding PspC domain-containing protein translates to MNNFNTHRRWYKNTLNKKISGVCSGLAYRLDFPVWSTRLVTVLLFLSFPFAVALGYLIAHCCLEEKAV, encoded by the coding sequence ATGAATAATTTTAATACACATCGTCGTTGGTATAAAAATACGCTTAACAAAAAAATATCAGGTGTCTGTAGTGGGTTAGCTTACCGATTAGACTTTCCGGTATGGTCTACTCGTTTAGTCACCGTTTTATTATTTTTAAGTTTTCCGTTTGCAGTGGCGCTAGGTTATTTAATCGCACACTGTTGTCTTGAAGAAAAAGCAGTGTAA
- a CDS encoding copper chaperone PCu(A)C has translation MIKQCILSASALIVGVFSSSLLAHEGHEHDSVVAQLQVTNAQVREFLPATKASVGYFSIENHSNVPATLTRATLDGLGRVEIHEHVHADGMMKMQKVESLLIKAHQQLDFKPGSYHLMVFEPQEPLKVGQERKLTLYFEDGNRVFTNAKVVSLASQAEPVKASKDHSHH, from the coding sequence ATGATTAAACAATGTATTTTGAGTGCAAGTGCGTTAATAGTGGGTGTTTTTTCGTCTTCGTTATTGGCGCACGAAGGACATGAGCACGATAGTGTTGTTGCGCAATTACAAGTAACAAATGCGCAAGTAAGAGAGTTTTTACCAGCCACCAAAGCCAGCGTGGGCTATTTCAGCATTGAAAACCACAGTAATGTTCCGGCAACACTTACAAGAGCGACCTTAGATGGGTTGGGTCGTGTTGAGATTCATGAGCACGTCCACGCTGATGGCATGATGAAAATGCAAAAAGTAGAATCACTGCTTATTAAGGCCCATCAGCAACTCGATTTTAAGCCTGGGAGCTATCATTTAATGGTGTTTGAACCGCAAGAGCCGTTAAAAGTAGGTCAAGAACGCAAACTCACGCTATATTTTGAAGACGGGAATCGAGTATTCACCAATGCGAAAGTAGTTTCGCTAGCATCGCAAGCTGAGCCGGTAAAAGCATCGAAAGATCATAGTCATCATTAG
- a CDS encoding DUF2333 family protein yields the protein MSQHKGKIITALVLLFVVFYAIAVYWSIEPARFDVVQNAKQQAQQRSEKPVTGYVTTSTLITVADTLLTKSGGYLSNDVLPPSVIMDNMPAWEYGALEMVRDLALSMRKDFSRSQSQSTEHEALKKAQPQFNISSEAWAWPSAEGEYQKGIDYLLVYRSQIANQHERDSQFYSRADNLRSWLKEAEKRLGSLSQRLSASVGQDKVNTDLAGNSSNTQATYTPLQQQVKTSWWEIDDVFYESRGATWALLHFLQAVEYDFAEVLDKKNARVSLQQIIRELEATQETVWSPIILNGNGFGYVANHSLVMANYISRANAALIELSELLAQG from the coding sequence ATGTCACAGCATAAAGGAAAAATAATAACGGCATTGGTACTATTGTTTGTCGTATTTTACGCTATTGCAGTGTACTGGAGCATAGAGCCTGCACGTTTTGATGTGGTACAAAATGCCAAACAGCAAGCACAGCAACGTAGTGAAAAACCAGTAACAGGGTATGTAACCACTTCAACACTTATTACCGTCGCTGATACTCTCTTGACTAAGTCAGGCGGTTATTTATCAAATGATGTACTGCCACCGAGCGTAATAATGGACAACATGCCTGCTTGGGAGTATGGCGCGTTGGAAATGGTGCGTGATTTAGCATTATCAATGCGAAAAGATTTTAGTCGTTCACAGTCACAATCAACTGAGCACGAAGCGCTTAAAAAAGCACAGCCACAATTTAATATTAGTTCTGAAGCATGGGCATGGCCAAGTGCTGAGGGCGAATATCAAAAGGGTATTGATTACTTATTAGTTTACCGTTCTCAAATTGCGAATCAGCATGAGCGCGATAGCCAGTTTTACTCACGTGCAGATAATTTACGCAGTTGGTTAAAAGAAGCAGAAAAACGCTTAGGTAGCTTAAGCCAGCGTTTGAGCGCGAGTGTAGGTCAAGACAAAGTAAATACCGATTTAGCAGGCAATTCTTCAAATACTCAAGCTACTTATACGCCATTACAACAACAAGTAAAAACATCGTGGTGGGAAATTGATGATGTATTTTATGAGTCACGTGGTGCTACTTGGGCTTTACTGCATTTTTTACAAGCAGTTGAATATGATTTTGCCGAAGTACTTGATAAAAAGAACGCCCGTGTTAGTTTACAACAAATTATACGCGAGCTTGAAGCGACTCAAGAAACAGTTTGGAGCCCAATAATTCTAAACGGCAACGGATTCGGTTATGTCGCCAACCACTCACTCGTTATGGCAAATTATATCTCTAGAGCCAATGCGGCACTGATTGAACTTAGCGAATTATTAGCGCAAGGATAA
- a CDS encoding TIGR04219 family outer membrane beta-barrel protein: protein MKKYCIAAALSMACLAPVAQADTVLGLYVGVDGWKADNDGGFSDNNNALQNFNFEDETFVSYYAALEHPVPLVPNLKLKYTELELNGATQLEDTFTFNGTDYVVGTDVNSVTDLSHIDYILYYEIFDNDLISIDLGINAKQFDGEVVVTGTSQQGGANFTEIEEFSGVVPLAYGRFEAGLPFSGLSVFAEGSFLAIDDSKVRDYQMGIAWELIDNLAIDVAVKAGYRSMVLELDDVDDINTDIDASGPFAGIQVHF from the coding sequence ATGAAAAAGTATTGTATAGCAGCAGCCTTATCAATGGCATGTTTAGCACCTGTAGCACAAGCCGACACTGTATTAGGTTTATATGTAGGAGTTGATGGTTGGAAAGCAGATAATGATGGTGGCTTTTCTGATAATAATAATGCCCTACAAAACTTCAACTTTGAAGATGAGACTTTTGTTAGCTATTACGCCGCACTTGAGCATCCAGTACCGCTAGTACCAAACTTAAAACTAAAATACACTGAGCTTGAACTAAACGGCGCAACACAACTTGAAGATACATTTACTTTTAATGGCACTGATTATGTTGTAGGTACTGATGTTAATTCAGTTACTGACTTATCGCACATTGATTATATTCTTTACTATGAAATTTTTGATAACGACTTAATCTCAATTGATTTAGGTATTAATGCTAAGCAGTTTGATGGTGAAGTTGTGGTAACGGGTACATCACAACAAGGTGGTGCTAACTTCACTGAGATAGAAGAGTTCTCAGGTGTAGTTCCTTTAGCATATGGACGTTTTGAAGCAGGTTTACCATTTAGTGGTTTAAGTGTTTTTGCTGAAGGTAGCTTTTTAGCTATTGATGACAGTAAAGTACGAGATTACCAAATGGGTATTGCTTGGGAGTTGATTGATAACCTAGCGATTGATGTTGCGGTTAAAGCGGGCTACCGCTCTATGGTTTTAGAACTTGATGATGTAGATGATATTAATACTGATATTGATGCATCAGGCCCATTTGCTGGCATACAAGTTCATTTTTAA
- a CDS encoding TIGR03899 family protein, whose product MTVKTAQARIKLANIIESLLGYSVTKVSNTTAADEQIYNTQGKSKSLYRINSEHSVLARAQKRQDLLLIKQQQNIETILALAMEFCPDVACAKQPDADWVEHFIALCEDTSNQSMQTLWAKIFTGETISPGTFSIKSLQTLKHMTQREADSLRKCVSISGYNEKDSSHLIFLGYYKKPSLFDLLGKGNKVSLSIGKSGVSFPDVLTLMDLNLLYRKEIESAALKAGQEITLSFLTQKLTLKAKSNDLVLSYYKFTQTGDELFRLMNYPINKVYKQLIGAAFEGEFELVWHASK is encoded by the coding sequence ATGACAGTAAAAACCGCACAAGCCAGAATTAAACTTGCCAATATTATTGAGTCACTGTTAGGTTACTCGGTCACAAAAGTGAGTAATACGACTGCAGCTGATGAACAAATCTATAATACGCAGGGTAAATCAAAGTCTCTTTATCGTATTAATAGCGAGCATTCAGTATTAGCGCGAGCACAAAAAAGACAAGATCTACTGCTAATAAAACAACAACAAAATATCGAGACTATTTTAGCCTTAGCAATGGAATTTTGTCCTGATGTAGCCTGCGCTAAACAACCTGATGCCGATTGGGTAGAGCACTTTATTGCCTTGTGTGAAGATACCTCAAATCAATCAATGCAAACATTATGGGCAAAAATTTTTACTGGCGAAACTATTAGCCCAGGTACCTTTTCTATAAAAAGCTTACAAACCCTCAAACATATGACCCAGCGCGAAGCGGATTCATTGAGAAAGTGTGTGTCTATTTCAGGGTATAACGAAAAAGATAGTAGTCACCTAATATTTTTAGGCTATTACAAAAAACCCTCGTTATTTGATTTATTAGGTAAGGGAAATAAAGTGTCATTAAGCATAGGTAAAAGCGGTGTGAGCTTCCCTGATGTATTGACCTTAATGGACTTAAACTTGCTTTATCGTAAAGAGATTGAATCCGCTGCATTAAAAGCAGGACAAGAGATAACCCTCTCCTTTTTAACTCAAAAACTAACTTTAAAAGCAAAAAGTAACGACTTAGTACTAAGCTATTATAAGTTTACCCAAACCGGTGATGAACTGTTTAGACTAATGAATTACCCAATTAATAAAGTGTACAAACAGTTAATTGGTGCAGCATTTGAAGGGGAATTTGAATTAGTGTGGCATGCTTCAAAGTAA
- a CDS encoding SRPBCC family protein, whose amino-acid sequence MQFSAILLLAFVVVGLLLPQNYHVQKSIKINARPPVIKSLVEDFTQWYKWSPWQQIDPNIEFSIGEPSAGAGAYQSWQGKWGQGEMTITSLSANEVVFNVLFNQEHIITSRLLFSPHAKTVTWHIQGQATVPLISGYVAIFAENILSNIVTLGLNNLKTVAQLSDAQAIMESHDSKNRTSQN is encoded by the coding sequence ATGCAGTTTTCAGCCATCTTGCTGTTGGCGTTTGTTGTTGTGGGATTACTTTTACCACAAAACTATCACGTGCAAAAAAGCATTAAAATAAATGCCCGCCCTCCTGTTATAAAGTCATTAGTGGAAGATTTTACTCAGTGGTACAAATGGTCGCCGTGGCAGCAAATAGATCCCAATATTGAATTTAGTATTGGTGAACCTAGTGCTGGTGCGGGAGCCTATCAATCTTGGCAAGGAAAGTGGGGGCAAGGCGAAATGACAATCACTTCATTAAGCGCCAATGAAGTTGTATTTAATGTATTATTTAATCAAGAACATATTATTACTAGCCGATTACTATTTAGCCCACATGCAAAAACTGTAACCTGGCATATACAAGGACAAGCAACTGTGCCGCTTATATCTGGCTATGTTGCTATATTTGCTGAAAATATATTAAGCAATATAGTCACCCTTGGGCTAAATAACTTAAAGACGGTAGCCCAACTCAGTGATGCACAAGCAATAATGGAAAGCCATGACAGTAAAAACCGCACAAGCCAGAATTAA